From a region of the Mycobacteroides saopaulense genome:
- a CDS encoding acyl-CoA synthetase, producing the protein MVADVISCDKLLRHPRGLVWELISSPDMYPMFFTGVGSCETLIESTEAGPDPEYLVLAAKTKARVRLILSNTKESLAIEGVDNDGLISVRLFEERSAQTRVRVTVLRAASVLPAGIKKPSVAVNQWLMDGLDKIDDYLSGAPTSTVSNSGDSGNLQVSIARLMVGVGVVRIPRPDRGLRQLGSLARWGFTLQGGYAAAAARAPKQLAIADDAGQLTFEQLDRRAEGLATGLMRDGINETSKIGLLARNNIAMVECLIAFGMLGVDVMLLNNALAATQIQIAVARNNLTKVFVDDELDELVRYVPWEVELVSTGRRSAIQGRRGLDDFVVADKPGVLPPTRPGHQVVQTSGTSGTPKGALRPTPRGFAVIAAMLSRMPMKMNETMLISAPIFHAWGLGCLQISTPLRATVILQEKFDPEECLRAIATRKVTTMIAVPIMLQRIVDLPAKVRQKYDTSSLRLVACSGSPLNASLVQRFTEAFGEVLYNFYGSTEVSWATIADPEDLAIAPTTVGRPPLGTTIAILDVDRRPVPRGVTGRIFVGNEMLFEGYVADPSPASVNGLLDTGDLGHLDADGRLYIDGRDDEMIISGGENVFPRPVEDALSFLPQVADVAVVGTSDDNFGQRLSAFVVRHKDAGLDGDMVRAFIKNRLSKFHVPRDVYFVKALPRTSTGKVIKRLLLADCERDGIRPE; encoded by the coding sequence ATGGTCGCTGATGTAATTAGTTGCGACAAGTTGCTCAGGCACCCGCGCGGGCTTGTGTGGGAGCTCATCAGCTCACCCGACATGTACCCCATGTTCTTTACCGGGGTCGGTTCCTGTGAGACCTTGATCGAGAGCACTGAGGCGGGCCCCGATCCCGAATACCTGGTGCTGGCCGCCAAGACCAAAGCTCGTGTTCGGCTGATTCTCAGCAACACCAAGGAGAGCCTCGCGATCGAGGGTGTCGACAACGACGGGTTGATCTCGGTCCGATTGTTCGAGGAGCGTTCTGCACAGACCCGGGTCCGCGTCACGGTGTTGCGGGCAGCCTCGGTCCTGCCTGCCGGTATCAAGAAGCCGAGCGTGGCCGTCAATCAATGGTTGATGGACGGGTTGGACAAAATCGATGACTATCTGTCCGGCGCGCCTACTTCTACCGTCTCCAATTCGGGTGATAGCGGAAATCTTCAAGTCAGCATCGCCCGGCTGATGGTCGGTGTGGGCGTGGTGCGCATCCCGCGGCCCGACCGTGGTCTTCGCCAGCTGGGTTCCTTGGCGCGGTGGGGATTCACCCTGCAGGGTGGGTACGCGGCCGCGGCGGCGCGCGCTCCCAAACAGCTCGCGATCGCCGACGACGCCGGACAGTTGACCTTCGAGCAACTTGACCGTCGCGCCGAGGGGCTGGCCACGGGTCTGATGCGCGACGGCATCAACGAGACATCCAAGATTGGCCTGCTGGCTCGCAACAACATTGCCATGGTTGAGTGCCTGATTGCCTTCGGGATGCTCGGCGTCGACGTGATGTTGCTCAACAACGCGCTTGCAGCAACCCAGATTCAGATTGCTGTGGCGCGTAACAACCTCACCAAGGTGTTCGTGGACGACGAGCTCGACGAACTCGTCAGGTACGTGCCGTGGGAGGTCGAACTCGTCAGCACCGGCCGGCGCAGCGCCATCCAGGGGCGCCGTGGGCTGGATGACTTCGTGGTAGCCGACAAGCCGGGAGTGTTGCCGCCCACCCGGCCCGGCCACCAGGTGGTGCAAACCTCGGGAACCTCCGGAACGCCCAAGGGGGCGTTGCGGCCGACACCGCGCGGGTTCGCCGTCATCGCGGCGATGCTTTCGCGGATGCCCATGAAGATGAACGAGACCATGCTCATCTCGGCGCCCATCTTCCATGCCTGGGGGCTGGGCTGCCTGCAGATCAGCACACCGCTGCGGGCGACGGTCATCCTGCAGGAGAAGTTCGATCCAGAGGAATGTCTGCGCGCCATCGCCACCCGCAAGGTGACCACGATGATCGCCGTTCCCATCATGTTGCAGCGCATCGTCGACCTGCCGGCCAAGGTGCGCCAGAAATACGACACATCGAGCCTGAGGCTGGTCGCTTGCAGTGGATCGCCGCTGAATGCCTCACTGGTACAGCGGTTTACCGAGGCGTTCGGTGAGGTGCTCTACAACTTCTACGGCTCTACCGAGGTGTCCTGGGCCACCATCGCCGATCCCGAGGACCTGGCGATTGCCCCCACCACGGTGGGGCGGCCGCCGTTGGGCACCACGATCGCGATTTTGGACGTCGACCGGCGGCCGGTGCCGCGCGGTGTCACCGGCCGGATCTTCGTCGGTAACGAGATGCTGTTCGAGGGATATGTCGCGGACCCGTCACCGGCGTCGGTGAACGGTCTGTTGGACACCGGCGATCTGGGTCACCTGGATGCCGACGGACGCCTGTACATCGACGGTCGCGATGACGAGATGATCATCTCCGGTGGCGAAAATGTGTTTCCCCGGCCGGTAGAGGACGCGTTGTCCTTCCTGCCGCAGGTGGCCGACGTGGCTGTCGTGGGAACCTCCGATGACAACTTTGGCCAGCGACTGTCGGCATTCGTGGTGCGGCACAAGGACGCTGGTCTGGACGGCGACATGGTGCGCGCCTTCATCAAGAACCGGCTCAGCAAGTTCCATGTGCCGCGCGACGTGTACTTCGTCAAGGCGCTGCCGCGTACGTCGACCGGTAAGGTCATCAAGCGGCTACTGCTCGCCGACTGCGAGCGTGACGGGATCAGGCCCGAGTAG
- a CDS encoding acyl-CoA dehydrogenase family protein, whose amino-acid sequence MTNTLTPRDEKKAAKSKSLAKHETGVGLQKHKRGAIDILIAVLTPIAGSELLDKYNLRGAFNKGIFETTKGLFTTLGVANRTFKKVTGSKGGPKRLDKANADYFDLNPEDEQKMIADTVKEFAVEVIRPAAYESDKNKTYPADLLSKVAELGVTAINIPEDFDGIASQRSTVTNSLVAEALSYGDMGLALPILAPSGVASALTNWGSADQQATYLKEFAGENVPQASVVIAEPQALFDPFSLKTTATRTPSGFRLNGTKSLVPAAAQAELFIVAANYNGRPTLFIVESGTEGITVEEDPSMGIRGAALGRLNLNNVAVPAANILGEDGAGESDYSEAVALARLGWASLAVGTGQAVLDYVIPYVKQREAFGEPIARRQAVAFMCANIAIELDGLRLVTLRGASRAEQGLPFIREAALARKLATDKGMQIGLDGVQLLGGHGFTKEHPVERWYRNLRAIGVAEGVVVL is encoded by the coding sequence ATGACCAACACGTTGACTCCGCGCGACGAGAAAAAGGCCGCCAAGAGCAAGAGCCTGGCGAAGCACGAGACCGGCGTCGGCCTCCAGAAGCACAAGCGTGGCGCGATCGACATCCTCATCGCGGTGCTGACCCCGATCGCGGGCTCGGAGCTGCTGGACAAGTACAACCTGCGCGGAGCCTTCAACAAGGGCATCTTCGAGACCACGAAGGGTCTGTTCACCACCCTCGGCGTTGCCAACCGCACCTTCAAGAAGGTGACCGGCAGCAAGGGCGGACCCAAGCGCCTCGACAAGGCGAACGCCGACTACTTCGACCTCAACCCCGAGGACGAGCAGAAGATGATCGCCGACACGGTGAAGGAATTCGCCGTCGAGGTCATCCGCCCGGCCGCCTACGAGTCGGACAAGAACAAGACCTACCCCGCCGACCTGCTGAGCAAGGTGGCCGAGCTGGGCGTCACCGCCATCAACATCCCCGAGGATTTCGACGGCATCGCCTCACAGCGCTCCACTGTCACCAATTCACTTGTCGCCGAGGCGCTTTCGTACGGCGACATGGGCCTGGCCCTGCCGATCCTGGCCCCCTCGGGTGTGGCCAGCGCGCTGACCAACTGGGGCAGCGCCGACCAGCAGGCCACCTACCTCAAGGAGTTCGCGGGCGAGAACGTGCCGCAGGCCTCGGTCGTGATCGCCGAGCCGCAGGCCCTCTTCGATCCCTTCAGCCTCAAGACCACGGCCACCCGCACCCCCAGCGGATTCCGCCTCAACGGCACCAAGTCGCTGGTCCCGGCCGCCGCGCAGGCCGAGCTGTTCATCGTGGCCGCCAACTACAACGGCCGCCCGACGCTGTTCATCGTCGAGTCCGGCACCGAGGGCATCACCGTCGAGGAGGACCCGAGCATGGGCATCCGCGGCGCGGCGCTGGGCCGGTTGAACCTCAACAACGTCGCAGTTCCCGCCGCCAACATCCTCGGCGAGGACGGCGCGGGCGAGTCGGACTACTCCGAGGCCGTCGCCCTCGCCCGTCTGGGTTGGGCGTCGCTCGCGGTCGGCACCGGCCAGGCCGTGCTCGATTACGTCATCCCCTACGTGAAGCAGCGTGAGGCGTTCGGCGAACCCATCGCCCGCCGCCAGGCCGTTGCCTTCATGTGCGCCAACATCGCGATCGAGCTCGACGGCCTGCGGCTGGTCACCCTCCGCGGCGCCTCGCGTGCCGAGCAGGGCCTGCCGTTCATCCGTGAGGCAGCGCTGGCCCGCAAGCTCGCCACCGACAAGGGCATGCAGATCGGCCTCGACGGCGTGCAGTTGCTTGGCGGCCACGGCTTCACCAAGGAGCACCCGGTGGAGCGGTGGTACCGCAACCTGCGCGCCATCGGTGTCGCCGAAGGTGTCGTCGTCCTCTAG
- a CDS encoding MmpS family transport accessory protein yields MALAATVITACTAAVGATAFGASLAITPQPPDTVLYVISSDRPITAITWRDSLGHMRDQPVDGIQHTWAWTFTSDISDPPYFVSAESAGAPVTCRLIVNGKVKVEDTADGQHPTATCHG; encoded by the coding sequence GTGGCACTCGCAGCAACCGTGATCACCGCCTGCACCGCGGCGGTCGGCGCGACGGCATTCGGCGCTTCCCTCGCCATCACCCCGCAGCCTCCGGACACCGTCCTCTACGTCATCAGCTCCGATCGCCCGATCACGGCCATCACCTGGAGAGACAGCCTCGGGCACATGCGTGATCAGCCCGTCGACGGCATCCAGCACACCTGGGCCTGGACCTTCACCAGCGATATCTCCGATCCGCCGTACTTCGTCAGCGCCGAATCCGCCGGGGCTCCGGTGACGTGCCGCTTGATCGTCAACGGCAAGGTCAAGGTCGAGGACACCGCCGACGGCCAGCACCCCACCGCCACCTGCCACGGGTAA
- a CDS encoding acyl-CoA dehydrogenase family protein: MAINLELPKKLQAVQEKGHQGAAELVRPISRKYDLAEHTYPVELDTLETLFAGVTAAGTFAFAGAEAFRAEENTEKQNVNGANMSALLNALEMSWGDCGLLLTIPFQGLGNAAVSSVTTKEDADKFGKVWAAMAITEPGFGSDSAAVTTTAKLDGDEYVINGEKIFVTAGSRATHIVVWATLDKTKGRPAIKSFLVPREHPGVTIERLEEKLGIKASDTAVIRFDNARIPKDYILSDPEINTEKGFGGVMSTFDNTRPIVAAMAVGVSRASLEELRKILEDAGIEISYDRPAHAQHAAAAEFLRMEADWESSYLLTLRSAWQADNNIPNSMEASMAKAKAGRVGSDVTLKAVEMAGTTGYSERTLLEKWGRDSKILDIFEGTQQIQQLVVARRLLGLSSAELK; this comes from the coding sequence ATGGCAATCAATTTGGAACTCCCCAAGAAGTTGCAGGCCGTTCAGGAGAAGGGGCACCAGGGCGCTGCCGAGCTGGTGCGGCCGATCTCTCGCAAGTACGACCTGGCCGAGCACACCTACCCCGTCGAACTGGACACCCTGGAGACGCTGTTCGCCGGCGTCACCGCAGCCGGGACGTTTGCCTTCGCCGGCGCCGAGGCCTTCCGCGCCGAGGAGAACACCGAGAAGCAGAACGTCAACGGCGCCAACATGTCCGCGCTGCTCAACGCCCTCGAAATGAGCTGGGGCGACTGCGGCCTGCTGCTGACCATCCCCTTCCAGGGCCTGGGCAACGCCGCCGTATCGAGCGTGACGACCAAGGAAGACGCCGACAAGTTCGGCAAGGTGTGGGCCGCCATGGCCATCACCGAGCCCGGTTTCGGGTCGGACTCCGCCGCGGTCACCACCACCGCAAAGCTCGACGGTGACGAGTACGTGATCAACGGCGAAAAGATCTTCGTCACCGCGGGTTCACGCGCCACCCACATCGTGGTGTGGGCCACGCTGGACAAAACCAAGGGCCGTCCCGCCATCAAGTCCTTCCTGGTGCCGCGCGAGCACCCCGGAGTGACGATCGAGCGTCTCGAGGAGAAGCTCGGCATCAAGGCATCCGACACCGCGGTCATCCGCTTCGACAATGCCCGGATCCCCAAGGACTACATCCTGTCCGACCCGGAGATCAACACCGAAAAGGGCTTCGGCGGTGTGATGAGCACCTTCGACAACACCCGTCCGATCGTGGCGGCCATGGCCGTGGGCGTGTCGCGGGCCTCGCTGGAGGAACTGCGCAAGATCCTCGAAGACGCGGGCATCGAGATCTCCTACGACCGGCCGGCGCACGCTCAGCACGCGGCCGCCGCCGAGTTCCTGCGCATGGAAGCCGACTGGGAGTCGTCGTACCTGCTGACCCTGCGCAGCGCATGGCAGGCCGACAACAACATCCCCAACTCGATGGAAGCGTCGATGGCCAAGGCCAAGGCCGGCCGCGTCGGCAGCGACGTCACCCTCAAGGCCGTCGAGATGGCCGGTACCACCGGCTATTCCGAGCGCACCCTATTGGAGAAGTGGGGCCGCGATTCGAAGATCCTGGACATCTTCGAGGGCACCCAGCAGATTCAGCAGTTGGTGGTCGCCCGCCGTCTGCTGGGGCTGAGCTCCGCAGAACTCAAGTGA
- a CDS encoding Clp protease N-terminal domain-containing protein, with protein sequence MFHLFNERSRQVIVIAQEEGRELQHNYLGAEHLLLGLVGEGTGLGARLLATAGVRYENGTRVVQQIAPPSQEAPTEKISFTPGAQRTLELAETASTSRRHTEICTGHLLLGLVDAADPVIIQIWERLNVDVLDLWDNVRAHLDENLGD encoded by the coding sequence ATGTTCCATCTGTTCAACGAGCGCTCACGGCAGGTCATCGTGATCGCGCAGGAGGAAGGGCGCGAACTCCAGCACAACTACCTCGGAGCAGAACACCTCCTGTTGGGTCTGGTCGGCGAGGGCACGGGCCTGGGTGCCCGACTGCTCGCGACGGCCGGGGTCCGTTACGAGAACGGGACACGGGTCGTGCAGCAGATCGCCCCGCCGAGCCAGGAAGCACCGACCGAGAAAATATCGTTCACCCCCGGAGCCCAACGGACCCTCGAACTGGCGGAGACCGCGTCAACAAGCAGGCGTCACACCGAGATCTGCACTGGGCATCTACTTCTCGGACTCGTCGATGCAGCAGACCCCGTCATCATCCAGATCTGGGAGCGGCTCAACGTGGATGTTCTCGACCTCTGGGACAACGTGCGCGCACATCTGGACGAGAACCTCGGCGACTAG
- a CDS encoding cupin domain-containing protein → MQKRSIEALIRQLFERTNNSHNAAETVVGGHERVLRQTVIALREGSELGEHESPGEATIYVIQGSVRLVAGDEHWDGRAGDLIEIPDSRHSLRALADSAVLLTVAKRR, encoded by the coding sequence ATGCAGAAGCGCTCGATCGAAGCATTGATACGGCAGCTGTTCGAGCGCACCAACAACAGCCACAATGCCGCAGAGACCGTTGTCGGCGGCCACGAACGGGTGTTGCGTCAAACGGTGATCGCACTACGCGAAGGTTCAGAACTCGGCGAGCACGAGAGCCCGGGTGAGGCCACCATCTACGTCATCCAGGGCTCGGTCCGTCTGGTGGCCGGAGACGAGCATTGGGACGGCCGTGCCGGTGACCTCATCGAGATCCCGGATTCCCGGCACTCACTGCGGGCATTAGCCGATTCGGCGGTCCTGCTCACCGTCGCGAAGCGTCGCTGA
- a CDS encoding TIGR03668 family PPOX class F420-dependent oxidoreductase: MRLDPADARGRFHEAAVARLATVNESGAPHLVPVTFAIADDVICWAVDHKPKSHNDLQRLRNITTNPAVSFLADHYDEDWATLWWARADGIARVLHAPDPTWITLLANKYRQYRQTPPTGPMVLTDVSRWSGWAASPTRA, translated from the coding sequence GTGCGACTCGACCCCGCCGACGCACGCGGCCGCTTCCACGAGGCGGCAGTGGCACGGCTGGCAACGGTCAACGAATCCGGTGCGCCGCACCTGGTTCCAGTGACCTTCGCCATCGCCGACGACGTCATCTGCTGGGCGGTTGATCACAAACCGAAGTCACACAACGACTTACAACGCCTACGGAACATCACCACGAATCCCGCGGTGAGTTTCCTGGCAGATCACTACGACGAGGACTGGGCCACGCTGTGGTGGGCGCGCGCCGACGGCATCGCGCGCGTGCTCCATGCACCCGACCCCACATGGATCACCCTGCTGGCCAACAAATATCGGCAGTATCGCCAGACGCCGCCGACGGGACCCATGGTGCTGACCGACGTGTCCCGCTGGAGCGGATGGGCGGCCTCGCCTACTCGGGCCTGA